The following coding sequences lie in one Rhinolophus ferrumequinum isolate MPI-CBG mRhiFer1 chromosome 16, mRhiFer1_v1.p, whole genome shotgun sequence genomic window:
- the LOC117036307 gene encoding homeobox protein Hox-A4-like has product MEVASEGGERLGTRRPGSRPRVERSRRRCLGRASCARPTHRLHRALAPRSQLTRSRRARGGFSSSSFASSSSLASSLPPSPPPLPPPLSPPPAAQPPPPPPLPLPLGHPGPCRVPGRRRLRCGPLDPEPTESELVGQTDGRTVVQIPRAERSAAAAPGGPASGEPGSPPEHREGKRHSGCSFLAWLPGEASEHTQDAKLSRSRVDHSANHVDVHLLQMGFGTSGLSVEFSPSR; this is encoded by the exons ATGGAAGT TGCGTCAGAGGGAGGCGAGCGCCTGGGAACCCGGAGGCCTGGATCCCGGCCGAGAGTGGAACGGAGTCGGCGCCGCTGCCTCGGCCGAGCCTCCTGCGCCCGCCCGACCCACCGGCTTCACCGCGCCCTCGCCCCGCGCTCCCAGCTCACTCGCTCCCGCCGCGCCCGCGGcggcttctcctcctcctctttcgcctcctcctcttccttggcttcgtctcttcctccttctcctcctcctcttcctcctcctctttccccaccTCCTGCGGCTCAGCCACCGCCTCCTCCACCACTACCACTCCCTCTGGGGCACCCGGGTCCCTGCAGAGTCCCGGGCCGGCGCCGCCTCCGCTGCGGCCCCCTGGATCCCGAGCCTACTGAGTCCGAGCTGGTAGGACAGACAGACGGACGGACAGTCGTGCAGATTCCTCGCGCCGAGCGCTCCGCCGCTGCTGCCCCCGGCGGCCCCGCGTCAGGGGAGCCGGGATCGCCCCCGGAGCACCGCGAGGGTAAGCGACACAG tgGCTGCAGTTTCCTGGCCTGGCTGCCTGGGGAGGCGTCTGAACACACCCAGGATGCCAAGCTCTCCAGATCAAGAGTGGATCACAGTGCCAACCATGTGGACGTGCATCTCCTGCAAATGGGCTTTGGCACATCTGGCCTGTCTGTAGAATTTTCTCCATCCAGGTGA